The following are encoded together in the Aciduricibacillus chroicocephali genome:
- a CDS encoding glutathione peroxidase: MSVYKYSIESPDGTVASMDTFQGDVLLIVNTATGCGFAPQLEALEALYQKYKSRGFHVLGFPCNQFMNQEPLSDRDISTQCNLNYGTTFPFYKKVNVKGPDVHPLFKYLTEKTSGLLGEKIKWNFTKFLVDRNGNVVKRFAPVTKPEKIGPEIERLL, encoded by the coding sequence TTGTCCGTTTACAAGTACAGCATTGAATCCCCTGACGGAACTGTTGCTTCAATGGATACTTTTCAAGGTGATGTTCTCCTGATCGTCAATACAGCAACTGGTTGTGGTTTTGCCCCTCAACTTGAGGCACTTGAGGCTCTCTATCAGAAGTATAAGAGCAGAGGATTCCATGTACTCGGCTTTCCGTGTAATCAATTCATGAATCAAGAACCGCTTAGCGATCGTGACATTTCCACCCAATGCAATTTAAACTATGGTACAACCTTCCCCTTCTATAAGAAAGTGAATGTGAAAGGTCCAGATGTCCATCCCCTCTTTAAATATTTGACCGAGAAAACATCGGGACTTCTTGGTGAGAAAATCAAATGGAATTTCACAAAATTTCTGGTTGATAGAAATGGAAATGTCGTTAAACGCTTTGCTCCAGTAACAAAACCTGAGAAGATTGGGCCGGAAATTGAACGTTTGCTTTAA
- a CDS encoding rhodanese-related sulfurtransferase: MTEQYRVLLYYNYVEIEDPEQTADEHLKFCKDLGLKGRILIAKEGINGTVSGTYEQTEQYMDMMKNSPLFHDTIFKIDDHDGHAFKKMHCRPRPELVNLSLEDDIKPKELTGKYLSPKEWFEAMQAEDTIVLDARNDYEYDLGHFRGAIRPDIETFRELPEWVRDNKEMLEGKRILTYCTGGIRCEKFSGWLKREGFEDVSQLHGGIVTYGKDPEVQGELWDGQCYVFDERIAVPVNQKEHVVVGREYFDGEPCERYINCANPECNRQFLCSEENEHKYLRGCTHECRVSPRNMYVKEHELSEDEVQARLEAIGESLPTHA; encoded by the coding sequence ATGACAGAACAATATCGCGTTTTACTTTACTACAACTATGTAGAGATTGAAGACCCTGAACAGACTGCAGATGAACATTTGAAGTTCTGTAAGGATCTCGGTCTAAAAGGACGCATCCTTATTGCCAAAGAAGGTATTAATGGCACTGTTTCAGGTACTTATGAGCAGACTGAACAGTATATGGACATGATGAAAAATAGCCCACTCTTCCATGATACAATTTTCAAGATTGACGACCACGATGGCCATGCATTCAAGAAAATGCACTGCCGTCCGCGTCCGGAGCTTGTCAACTTGAGCCTGGAAGACGATATTAAGCCAAAAGAATTGACAGGAAAGTATTTGTCACCAAAAGAGTGGTTTGAAGCAATGCAGGCTGAAGACACTATCGTGCTCGATGCCCGCAATGATTATGAATACGACCTCGGACATTTCCGCGGTGCGATACGCCCGGATATCGAGACGTTCCGTGAATTGCCGGAATGGGTCCGTGATAATAAAGAAATGCTTGAAGGCAAACGCATCCTCACATACTGCACTGGCGGAATTCGTTGTGAGAAATTCTCCGGCTGGCTTAAGCGTGAAGGTTTTGAAGATGTTAGCCAGCTGCATGGTGGTATTGTAACTTATGGAAAAGACCCTGAAGTTCAAGGCGAACTTTGGGATGGACAGTGCTACGTATTCGATGAGCGCATTGCAGTTCCAGTTAACCAGAAAGAACATGTTGTTGTTGGCCGTGAATACTTTGATGGCGAACCATGCGAGCGCTATATTAACTGCGCAAACCCTGAGTGCAATCGCCAGTTCCTCTGCTCTGAGGAGAATGAACATAAGTACTTGCGAGGGTGTACACATGAGTGCCGTGTGAGCCCACGCAACATGTACGTTAAAGAACATGAGCTTTCAGAAGATGAAGTACAAGCACGACTTGAAGCGATTGGCGAAAGCCTTCCAACACACGCATAA
- a CDS encoding NAD(P)/FAD-dependent oxidoreductase: MARIIIVGGGILGAATAYRLAKAGADVTLIDSKDPGQATDAGAGIVCPWVSKRRNPDWYALAKGGARIYQDLVKELEDDGITETGYAKVGSLSLQEEGHKLQELYDIILQRREGAPEIGEVELIGEHEVRSRFPLLRSGFGAVYVSGGARVDGRLLRDALLDGARLYGLKQVEGKAFLLREGNRIHGVKVGDKELAADQVIAVNGAWMQELLEPLFTDSGLYFDVRPQRAQIIHLEMTGMDGSEWPVVKSPFNQYMLVSGNRLIVGATQENNTGFDRRMTVGGIHEILHKALDLAPSLREATVVETRVGFRPMTPESVPVMGLIPGYENLYVANGLGSSGLTMAPYMAKQLASLALGEQLDVEIENYKPSRIIKKKR; encoded by the coding sequence ATGGCAAGAATTATTATAGTTGGCGGTGGCATTCTTGGTGCAGCGACAGCATATCGACTCGCAAAAGCAGGAGCGGATGTAACTCTCATTGACTCAAAAGATCCGGGACAGGCTACAGATGCTGGAGCTGGCATTGTTTGTCCTTGGGTATCCAAAAGGCGTAATCCGGATTGGTATGCATTGGCAAAAGGCGGAGCACGTATTTATCAAGATTTGGTTAAAGAGCTAGAAGATGATGGCATTACAGAGACAGGTTATGCGAAAGTCGGTTCCCTCAGCTTGCAGGAAGAAGGCCATAAGCTTCAGGAATTGTACGATATTATTTTGCAAAGAAGAGAGGGTGCTCCGGAAATCGGTGAAGTCGAGCTAATTGGTGAGCATGAAGTTCGAAGTCGCTTCCCTCTATTGAGGAGCGGATTTGGAGCTGTCTATGTATCAGGAGGAGCACGAGTAGATGGCAGGCTGCTAAGAGATGCCTTGCTGGATGGGGCTCGTCTATATGGGCTTAAACAAGTGGAAGGAAAAGCATTCCTTCTTCGGGAAGGGAATCGAATCCATGGTGTTAAAGTAGGAGATAAGGAACTTGCAGCCGATCAAGTCATTGCTGTTAATGGAGCATGGATGCAAGAGCTTCTCGAACCTCTGTTTACTGACAGCGGACTTTATTTCGATGTCAGGCCACAGCGGGCGCAGATTATCCATCTCGAAATGACAGGTATGGATGGCAGCGAGTGGCCGGTTGTAAAATCACCCTTTAATCAATATATGCTCGTATCAGGCAACCGGCTTATTGTCGGAGCGACCCAGGAGAACAATACCGGATTTGATCGTCGTATGACTGTGGGTGGGATTCATGAAATTCTCCACAAGGCTTTGGATCTAGCTCCTTCTTTAAGGGAAGCTACCGTGGTGGAGACTCGGGTTGGCTTCAGACCGATGACCCCGGAGTCTGTGCCAGTAATGGGACTGATCCCAGGGTATGAGAATCTGTATGTCGCAAACGGGCTTGGATCGTCAGGATTGACAATGGCGCCTTACATGGCAAAGCAGCTTGCTAGCCTCGCGCTTGGAGAGCAGCTGGATGTCGAGATTGAAAATTACAAGCCGAGCAGAATTATAAAGAAGAAACGATAA